A genomic segment from Truepera sp. encodes:
- the fusA gene encoding elongation factor G — protein sequence MTTTITDLHKTRNIGIAAHIDAGKTTLTERILYYTGRIHKTGETHEGAAQMDWMAQERERGITITSAVTQAFWHDTRINVIDTPGHVDFTMEVERSMRVLDGAVAVFDASQGVEPQSETVWRQADKYHVPRIAFANKMDKTGASFELVLDSMQDRLGAVAVPLQWPIGAEDSFEGMIDLLDMKAIYYHDDLGVKIEIEDIPAELQALADEKRALMVERVAEFNDDVAMYYLEGQDVPNDLLREAIRKGTIALDFFPVCCGSALKNKGVQRLLDAIAAYLPSPLDIPPVPGVNPETGQPDSRPAEIDGPTAALAFKIATDPYVGRLVFVRVYSGALKAGTYIYNVTKGRRERIGRLLKMHANSREEVDVIEAGSLGAVVGLKDTTTGDSLSDMEHPIILESIEVPEPVITVAIEPASKADQDKLSNGLVKLTEEDPTFRVESDPETGQTKISGMGELHLEIIVDRLKREFHVKANVGAPQVAYRETISKPVDVEGKFVRQSGGRGQYGHVKIKAEPLPRGTGNVFENQVVGGTIPKEFLPAVQKGVEEAMQSGPLLGFPIVDIKVMLYDGSYHEVDSSEMSFKIASSMAVREAMKQGGAQVLEPIMRVEATTPDQYMGDVIGSLNSRRGQIQGMTPRGNAHIVTANVPLAEMFGYATDLRSLSQGRATFSMFFDHYEAVPRGVQEELLKK from the coding sequence ATGACGACAACGATCACGGATCTTCACAAGACGCGCAACATCGGTATCGCCGCGCACATCGACGCCGGCAAGACCACGCTCACGGAGCGGATCCTTTACTACACCGGCCGCATACACAAGACCGGCGAGACCCACGAGGGCGCGGCCCAGATGGACTGGATGGCGCAGGAACGCGAACGCGGCATCACCATCACGTCCGCCGTGACGCAGGCCTTCTGGCACGACACGCGCATCAACGTCATCGACACGCCCGGCCACGTGGACTTCACCATGGAAGTCGAGCGCAGCATGCGCGTGCTCGACGGCGCCGTCGCGGTGTTCGACGCCAGCCAGGGAGTCGAACCGCAGAGCGAGACCGTATGGCGGCAGGCCGACAAGTACCACGTGCCCCGCATCGCCTTCGCCAACAAGATGGACAAGACCGGGGCATCCTTCGAGCTCGTCCTCGATTCCATGCAGGACCGCCTCGGAGCGGTCGCCGTCCCGCTCCAGTGGCCCATCGGCGCCGAAGACTCCTTCGAGGGCATGATCGACCTGCTCGACATGAAGGCCATCTACTATCACGACGACCTCGGCGTGAAGATCGAGATCGAGGACATACCCGCCGAGCTTCAGGCCCTGGCCGACGAGAAGCGCGCCCTCATGGTCGAGCGCGTGGCGGAGTTCAACGACGACGTCGCGATGTACTACCTCGAGGGCCAGGACGTGCCGAACGACCTGCTGCGCGAGGCGATCCGCAAGGGCACCATCGCCCTCGACTTCTTCCCCGTGTGCTGCGGCTCCGCCCTGAAGAACAAGGGCGTGCAGCGGCTGCTCGACGCCATCGCCGCGTACCTGCCGTCGCCACTCGACATCCCACCCGTGCCGGGCGTCAACCCCGAAACGGGCCAACCCGACAGCCGTCCGGCCGAGATCGATGGCCCCACGGCGGCGCTGGCGTTCAAGATCGCCACGGACCCCTACGTCGGTCGCCTCGTCTTCGTGCGCGTCTACTCGGGTGCGCTCAAGGCCGGCACGTACATCTACAACGTCACCAAGGGCCGCCGCGAGCGCATCGGGCGCCTGCTGAAGATGCACGCCAACTCGCGCGAGGAAGTCGACGTCATCGAGGCCGGCTCGCTGGGCGCGGTGGTGGGTCTCAAGGACACCACCACGGGTGACAGCCTCAGCGACATGGAACACCCCATCATCCTCGAGTCCATCGAGGTCCCCGAGCCCGTCATCACGGTGGCCATCGAGCCCGCCTCGAAGGCCGACCAGGACAAGCTCTCCAACGGGCTAGTGAAGCTGACAGAGGAGGACCCCACCTTCCGCGTCGAGTCGGACCCCGAGACGGGCCAGACCAAGATCTCGGGCATGGGTGAGCTGCACCTCGAGATCATCGTGGACCGCCTGAAGCGCGAGTTCCACGTGAAGGCCAACGTCGGCGCGCCCCAGGTCGCCTACCGCGAGACCATCTCCAAGCCGGTCGACGTCGAGGGCAAGTTCGTGCGCCAGTCCGGCGGCCGCGGTCAGTACGGCCACGTCAAGATCAAGGCCGAACCCCTGCCGCGCGGCACCGGCAACGTGTTCGAGAACCAGGTGGTGGGCGGCACCATCCCCAAGGAGTTCCTCCCCGCGGTCCAGAAGGGCGTGGAAGAGGCCATGCAGAGCGGCCCGCTCCTCGGTTTCCCGATCGTCGACATCAAGGTCATGCTCTACGACGGCTCTTACCACGAGGTCGACTCCTCGGAGATGTCGTTCAAGATCGCGTCCTCCATGGCCGTTCGCGAGGCCATGAAGCAAGGCGGCGCCCAGGTGCTGGAGCCCATCATGCGCGTCGAGGCGACCACGCCCGACCAGTACATGGGCGACGTCATCGGGAGCCTCAACTCCAGGCGCGGCCAGATCCAGGGCATGACACCTCGCGGTAATGCCCACATCGTGACCGCCAACGTTCCGCTCGCCGAGATGTTCGGCTACGCCACCGACCTGCGCAGTCTTAGCCAGGGTCGCGCTACGTTCTCGATGTTCTTCGATCACTACGAGGCAGTGCCTCGTGGCGTGCAAGAAGAACTGTTGAAGAAATAA
- the dusA gene encoding tRNA dihydrouridine(20/20a) synthase DusA has protein sequence MTRPLSVAPMMDLTDRHFRYLVRRVTRRTLLYGEMLTAAAVLRGDRDRLLGFDPEESPVVLQLGGDDPVALAEAAGIGAEYGYAEVNLNVGCPSPRVSSGNFGACLMKEPERVGAAVMAMRAAVGVPVTVKHRTGVDDRDSFEELLAFVDEAAGAGADAFVVHARKAWLKGLSPKANRSVPPLDYGAVYRLKRERPELVIELNGGVPDLEAAAEHLRHVDGVMLGRAVYEDPFVLAGADDLLSRFDPGPQGGDAPGAPGVGPSPRAVVEGMYPYVEAQLAQGVPLHAITRHMLGLFRGRPGARAWRRMLSEGSHEPGAGVRVLAAALAALPADVADGGLSRVAAGTRAR, from the coding sequence ATGACGAGGCCACTGTCGGTAGCGCCGATGATGGACCTTACGGACCGCCACTTCCGCTACCTCGTGCGTAGAGTCACGCGGCGCACGCTTCTGTATGGCGAGATGCTGACGGCCGCCGCCGTTCTGCGTGGCGACCGCGACCGGCTGCTGGGCTTCGACCCGGAGGAGAGCCCCGTCGTCTTGCAGCTCGGCGGCGATGATCCAGTGGCGCTGGCGGAGGCGGCCGGGATAGGGGCGGAGTACGGCTACGCGGAGGTGAACCTCAACGTCGGTTGCCCCTCCCCGCGCGTCAGTAGCGGCAACTTCGGCGCTTGCCTGATGAAGGAGCCGGAGCGCGTCGGCGCGGCGGTCATGGCCATGCGTGCGGCGGTCGGGGTACCCGTGACGGTGAAGCACCGCACCGGGGTGGACGACAGGGACTCGTTCGAGGAGCTGCTCGCGTTCGTCGACGAAGCTGCCGGCGCGGGTGCCGACGCCTTCGTGGTGCACGCGCGCAAGGCGTGGCTGAAGGGCCTCAGCCCGAAGGCGAACCGCAGCGTGCCTCCGCTCGACTACGGCGCGGTTTACCGCCTCAAGCGGGAGAGGCCGGAGCTGGTGATCGAGCTGAACGGGGGAGTGCCCGACCTCGAAGCCGCGGCGGAGCACCTGAGGCACGTAGACGGGGTCATGCTCGGCCGCGCCGTGTACGAGGACCCGTTCGTGCTGGCGGGAGCCGACGACCTCCTCTCCCGCTTTGATCCAGGGCCCCAGGGGGGCGACGCGCCCGGCGCGCCAGGGGTCGGCCCCAGCCCGCGGGCGGTGGTGGAGGGCATGTACCCGTACGTCGAGGCACAACTGGCGCAGGGCGTGCCGCTGCACGCGATCACCAGGCACATGCTGGGCCTGTTCCGGGGTCGCCCAGGCGCCAGGGCTTGGCGCCGCATGCTCTCGGAGGGCTCGCACGAGCCGGGCGCCGGCGTCCGGGTGTTGGCGGCCGCCCTGGCGGCGCTGCCCGCGGACGTCGCCGACGGCGGGCTCAGCCGAGTTGCCGCAGGTACTCGCGCGAGATGA
- the rpsL gene encoding 30S ribosomal protein S12, with the protein MPTVNQLLRKGRRKIEKKSKTPALKGSPQRRGVCTAVKTQTPKKPNSALRKIARVRLAGGQEVTAYIPGEKHNLQEHSVVLIRGGRVKDLPGVRYHIVRGALDAQGVGVGRYVQRNKGRSKYGTKKPKAGK; encoded by the coding sequence CTGCCGACCGTAAACCAGTTGCTCCGCAAGGGGCGCAGGAAGATCGAAAAGAAGAGCAAGACCCCCGCACTGAAGGGGTCGCCGCAGCGGCGTGGCGTGTGCACCGCCGTCAAGACGCAGACTCCGAAGAAGCCGAACTCGGCGCTTCGCAAGATCGCGCGTGTGCGCCTGGCCGGCGGCCAAGAGGTCACGGCCTACATCCCGGGCGAGAAGCACAACCTCCAGGAGCACTCCGTCGTGCTCATCCGTGGCGGCCGTGTGAAGGACCTCCCCGGCGTTCGTTACCACATCGTCCGCGGTGCACTCGACGCCCAGGGCGTCGGTGTGGGCCGCTACGTGCAGCGCAACAAGGGCCGCAGCAAGTACGGCACCAAGAAGCCGAAGGCAGGGAAGTAA
- a CDS encoding metalloregulator ArsR/SmtB family transcription factor → MTDAEPGEGVLGPREGPAELVIRPAAVIELCYAYYRLLGPSSPNTPLPWLRELRDHPPKWLATLPAADTGFTGYEALLLACAFGYEDDESPERFLGDLPSLPGRLLAEFTRVFDPARFEDDPDDPRGSYAALKASFEALDGAAASCLAENLGHLWSHLRAAWEDGGVQVTAAASRDLRAAVRASNDLARSLPVHHFVSFEENVADIRAFGRQGRTLVVPLYFATRGGFKFQVRSRLCIGYGVRSEDIYEEQKEGVVRLANRLKAFADPTRLLLLLLIARLPRFPLTVGDLAKQLNVTQPTASGHLRLLRELELVQVVKRGNRSYYRLDRDAVKEILAALEETLAPPD, encoded by the coding sequence ATGACGGACGCCGAACCAGGCGAAGGAGTCCTGGGCCCGCGCGAGGGGCCGGCCGAGCTGGTGATCAGGCCGGCGGCCGTGATCGAGTTGTGCTACGCCTACTACCGACTGCTGGGCCCATCCAGTCCGAACACCCCGCTGCCGTGGCTGCGGGAACTCAGGGACCACCCGCCGAAGTGGCTTGCGACCCTTCCCGCCGCGGACACCGGGTTCACGGGCTACGAGGCGCTCCTGTTGGCTTGCGCGTTCGGCTACGAAGACGACGAGTCGCCCGAGCGCTTCCTGGGCGACCTGCCCAGTTTGCCCGGCAGGCTCTTGGCGGAGTTCACCCGGGTGTTCGACCCGGCCCGCTTCGAGGACGATCCCGACGATCCCCGCGGCAGCTACGCCGCGCTCAAGGCGTCGTTCGAGGCGCTGGACGGGGCGGCGGCCTCGTGCCTGGCCGAGAACCTCGGACATCTCTGGAGTCACTTGCGAGCCGCCTGGGAGGACGGCGGCGTGCAGGTCACGGCGGCCGCGAGCCGCGACCTCCGCGCCGCCGTGCGCGCCAGCAACGACCTGGCCCGGTCGTTGCCGGTGCACCACTTCGTGAGCTTCGAGGAGAACGTGGCCGACATCCGGGCTTTCGGGCGGCAGGGGCGCACGCTCGTGGTGCCTCTCTACTTCGCGACGCGAGGTGGCTTCAAGTTCCAGGTCCGAAGCCGCCTGTGCATCGGCTACGGGGTGCGCTCGGAGGACATCTACGAGGAGCAGAAGGAGGGAGTGGTGCGTCTCGCGAACCGCCTCAAGGCCTTCGCCGACCCCACGCGGCTCCTGCTGCTGCTGCTCATTGCCCGCCTGCCACGCTTCCCGCTGACGGTGGGCGACCTCGCCAAGCAGCTGAACGTGACCCAGCCGACCGCCAGCGGCCACCTACGCCTCCTGCGTGAGCTGGAACTGGTCCAGGTCGTGAAGCGCGGCAACCGCTCCTACTATCGGCTCGACCGTGACGCGGTGAAGGAGATACTCGCGGCCCTGGAGGAGACCCTCGCGCCGCCTGACTGA
- a CDS encoding L-threonylcarbamoyladenylate synthase: protein MEVLAPTPANVARATQRLRVGGLVGMPTETVYGLAAAARDEAAVNRVFELKGRPRNHPLIVHLGSAAQLLSWGEPLDDRAGLLADALWPGPLTLVLPRAKGVPDSVTGGQPTVALRVPSHPVANELLRAFGDGVAAPSANRFGRLSPTAAADVVAEFAGEDLLVLDGGPSSVGLESTIVDLTTPATRLLRPGGVSREELEALLGRVVELPVAADHGTPRVPGSHASHYAPGAPTALVSAAELAQMEGDGLAVLARGEAPRGWGGVWQRLPDDAAGYAAGMYAALRRLDATHPKAILIESVPDRPEWLAVRDRLTRASAPRPGATLPRRSA from the coding sequence ATGGAAGTGCTCGCCCCCACGCCGGCCAACGTGGCGCGTGCCACCCAGCGGCTGCGCGTGGGCGGCCTCGTGGGCATGCCCACCGAGACGGTGTACGGCCTGGCCGCCGCTGCCCGTGACGAGGCGGCGGTGAACCGCGTCTTCGAGCTCAAGGGGCGGCCCCGCAATCACCCCCTCATCGTTCACCTCGGGTCCGCGGCGCAGCTGCTTTCCTGGGGAGAGCCGCTTGATGACCGAGCCGGCCTGCTGGCGGACGCCCTGTGGCCGGGCCCGCTGACCCTCGTCTTGCCACGGGCCAAGGGGGTGCCCGACAGCGTCACCGGCGGACAACCGACGGTGGCGCTGCGCGTGCCTTCTCACCCGGTGGCCAACGAGCTCTTGCGGGCGTTCGGAGACGGGGTGGCCGCGCCGTCGGCCAACCGGTTCGGTCGCCTCAGCCCCACGGCGGCCGCGGACGTCGTGGCGGAGTTCGCCGGTGAGGACCTGCTGGTGCTCGACGGCGGGCCCTCGTCCGTCGGCCTGGAATCGACCATCGTCGACCTCACCACCCCGGCAACGCGGCTGTTGAGGCCCGGCGGCGTTTCCCGCGAGGAGCTGGAAGCCCTCCTGGGGCGCGTCGTCGAGCTGCCGGTAGCCGCCGACCACGGCACGCCGCGCGTGCCCGGCAGCCACGCCAGCCATTACGCCCCCGGAGCGCCGACCGCGCTCGTAAGCGCAGCCGAGCTGGCGCAGATGGAGGGCGACGGCCTCGCCGTACTGGCACGGGGTGAGGCGCCGCGAGGCTGGGGCGGCGTGTGGCAGAGGCTCCCCGACGACGCGGCGGGTTACGCGGCTGGGATGTACGCCGCCCTCAGGCGGCTCGACGCCACCCACCCGAAGGCCATACTCATAGAGAGCGTGCCCGACCGACCCGAATGGCTGGCGGTACGAGACCGGCTGACGCGCGCCAGCGCGCCGCGTCCTGGTGCGACCTTGCCGAGGAGGAGCGCATGA
- the rpsG gene encoding 30S ribosomal protein S7, with protein MGRRRRAEIRKLQPDLVYSDTTVTALVNKLMRDGKKNTASRIFYGACRLIQERSGQEPLKVFRQALDNIRPRIEVRSRRVGGSTYQVPVEVIPRRSQSLSLRWLVAACDARPERTAVERVAGELLDAAAGRGGAVKKKEDVERMAEANRAYAHYRW; from the coding sequence ATGGGACGTAGAAGGCGCGCAGAGATCCGGAAGCTTCAACCCGACCTGGTCTACTCCGACACGACCGTGACCGCCCTGGTGAACAAGCTGATGCGAGACGGCAAGAAGAACACGGCCAGCCGCATCTTCTACGGCGCTTGCCGCCTCATCCAGGAACGCTCCGGCCAGGAGCCGCTCAAGGTCTTCCGCCAGGCGCTCGATAACATCCGGCCTCGCATAGAGGTCCGTAGCCGCCGGGTCGGCGGCTCCACCTACCAGGTGCCCGTCGAGGTCATCCCCCGCCGCTCACAGTCCCTCAGCCTCCGCTGGCTGGTGGCCGCTTGTGACGCGCGACCCGAGCGCACCGCTGTCGAACGCGTCGCGGGGGAACTCCTCGACGCCGCCGCCGGCCGGGGTGGCGCCGTGAAGAAGAAGGAGGACGTCGAGCGGATGGCCGAGGCGAACCGCGCCTACGCCCACTACCGTTGGTGA
- a CDS encoding DUF4147 domain-containing protein, translating into MSALEADLLKEALADALKAADPTTATRLNLPPPPKGRLMVVGAGKAAASMALAAEQGYRGRARPEGLVITSYGHALPTERVEVLEAAHPVPDEAGVAATRKLLDLVKSAGEDDLVLCLLSGGGSALACAPSGLTLDDKASLTRELLAAGADIHSMNAVRKHLSKVKGGWLAAVSGAPVVTLAVSDVVGDDPATIASGPTVADETTFQQALEVVTDLAPGAAAARAALEAGLRGERPETPKPGDERLEESRFVLVASGADAVGAAVARLRAAGVVVLAEDPLVTGDSAETALRQADEVKRALAAAPAGEAVAFVYGGETTVNRRTGRLAFGMADGRPVEPPVRGGPNGEWALAFASAMSGGPPMWLLAVDTDGIDGDSDAAGALLGPRQLSHLSLVQVADYLRRHDSHTLLSAVGGLVSTGPTRTNVNALRIALFPPRV; encoded by the coding sequence GTGAGTGCTCTCGAAGCCGACCTGCTGAAAGAGGCGCTGGCCGATGCGCTGAAGGCCGCCGACCCGACCACCGCAACGCGCCTCAACCTGCCGCCGCCGCCCAAAGGGCGCCTGATGGTAGTTGGCGCCGGCAAGGCAGCGGCGTCGATGGCGCTGGCCGCCGAGCAGGGTTACCGCGGCCGGGCCCGACCGGAGGGCCTGGTCATCACCAGTTACGGCCACGCGCTACCTACCGAGCGAGTCGAGGTGTTGGAGGCGGCGCATCCCGTGCCCGACGAGGCGGGGGTGGCGGCCACGCGCAAGCTGCTGGACCTGGTGAAGAGCGCCGGCGAAGACGACCTCGTCTTGTGCCTACTGTCGGGCGGCGGATCGGCACTGGCCTGCGCCCCGAGTGGCCTGACCCTGGACGACAAGGCCTCGCTAACGAGGGAACTACTCGCGGCAGGGGCGGACATACACTCAATGAACGCCGTGCGTAAGCACCTCTCCAAGGTAAAGGGCGGCTGGTTGGCCGCCGTCTCCGGCGCCCCCGTCGTGACGCTTGCCGTCTCCGACGTCGTGGGCGACGACCCCGCCACCATAGCCTCGGGGCCGACCGTCGCCGACGAGACCACGTTCCAGCAGGCCCTCGAGGTGGTCACCGACCTGGCCCCCGGCGCCGCCGCCGCGCGCGCCGCGTTGGAGGCCGGGCTGAGGGGGGAGAGGCCCGAGACCCCCAAGCCCGGGGACGAACGCCTCGAGGAGTCGCGTTTCGTGCTGGTGGCCTCGGGCGCCGACGCTGTCGGAGCCGCCGTGGCCAGACTGCGCGCCGCGGGGGTGGTTGTGCTCGCCGAGGACCCGCTGGTCACCGGCGACTCCGCCGAGACCGCGCTGCGCCAGGCGGACGAGGTCAAGCGCGCCCTGGCGGCCGCCCCCGCAGGCGAAGCCGTCGCGTTCGTGTACGGCGGCGAGACGACGGTGAACCGCCGCACCGGCCGCCTCGCCTTCGGTATGGCCGACGGCCGGCCCGTGGAACCCCCCGTCAGAGGAGGACCCAACGGCGAGTGGGCGCTGGCGTTCGCCAGCGCCATGTCCGGCGGACCGCCGATGTGGCTTCTCGCCGTCGACACCGACGGGATCGACGGCGACTCCGACGCCGCGGGTGCCCTGCTGGGGCCCCGCCAGTTGAGTCACCTGAGCCTCGTCCAGGTAGCCGACTACCTGCGCCGCCACGACTCTCACACCCTGCTGAGCGCCGTGGGCGGTCTGGTAAGCACCGGCCCGACCCGCACGAACGTCAACGCCCTCCGCATCGCGCTCTTCCCGCCCCGCGTCTGA
- the aroH gene encoding chorismate mutase — protein MENQVWVRGIRGATTVAADEPELILEATRELLEAMLEQNDITDFGLISSVFFTATEDLTSTFPAEGARAIGMTSVPLLCFQEIPVPGRLARCVRVMLLLHTPKQQADMRHVYLREAKSLRPDLVSAQ, from the coding sequence ATGGAGAACCAGGTGTGGGTCAGGGGCATCAGGGGGGCCACCACTGTTGCGGCTGACGAGCCCGAGCTCATCCTCGAGGCCACCCGTGAGCTGCTCGAGGCGATGCTCGAGCAGAACGACATAACCGACTTCGGACTCATCTCCTCGGTGTTCTTCACCGCCACGGAGGACCTCACCTCCACCTTCCCGGCGGAGGGCGCCCGGGCCATCGGCATGACCTCGGTCCCGCTCCTCTGCTTCCAGGAGATCCCGGTGCCCGGCAGGCTGGCGCGCTGTGTCAGGGTGATGCTCCTGCTGCACACCCCGAAGCAACAGGCCGACATGAGGCACGTCTACCTGCGGGAGGCCAAGAGCCTGCGGCCGGATCTCGTCAGCGCCCAGTAG
- the purE gene encoding 5-(carboxyamino)imidazole ribonucleotide mutase has product MTDPETGPTSAAALVAVVMGSTSDWETMRHAAELLERLAVPHVCQVVSAHRTPDRLAEFAKGAEARGLEVIVAGAGGAAHLPGMLAANTTLPVLGVPVLSDALRGLDSLLSIVQMPRGVPVGTLAIGPAGALNAGLLATSILALTRPELRARLSRYRAEQTAAAAASTLPSPNFAAE; this is encoded by the coding sequence ATGACCGACCCCGAGACGGGGCCCACTTCTGCTGCCGCCCTGGTAGCCGTCGTGATGGGCTCGACGAGCGACTGGGAGACCATGCGTCATGCCGCCGAGCTGCTCGAGCGCTTGGCCGTACCGCACGTCTGTCAGGTGGTCTCGGCGCACCGCACCCCCGACAGGCTGGCCGAGTTCGCCAAGGGGGCGGAGGCGCGGGGCCTCGAGGTGATCGTGGCCGGGGCCGGCGGCGCCGCGCACCTGCCCGGGATGCTGGCAGCCAACACGACCCTACCGGTCCTCGGCGTGCCGGTCCTCAGCGACGCGCTGCGCGGGCTCGATTCGCTCCTGTCCATCGTCCAGATGCCCCGCGGCGTACCCGTGGGCACGCTGGCGATCGGCCCGGCCGGCGCCCTGAACGCGGGCCTACTGGCGACGAGCATCCTGGCCCTGACGCGGCCCGAACTGCGGGCGCGCCTAAGCCGGTACCGCGCCGAGCAGACGGCCGCGGCCGCCGCGAGCACCCTTCCGAGCCCCAACTTCGCGGCGGAGTGA
- the purK gene encoding 5-(carboxyamino)imidazole ribonucleotide synthase has translation MTRPVLPGGTIGVLGGGQLGRMLALSARRAGYRLHVLTDSAESPAAQVADRHVVASYDDVDAVAEFASGVDVITIEFENVSSVALEAAGRITPARPSAGALHVSQNRLREKEFLRANGFAHARFVAVSDAAVLQELAPSWFPFVAKSAGFGYDGKGQAVVAGPDGLPAAEALLTGGPIVLEERVELQAELSVVAARSASGRVVSYPPFINHHREGVLDTTLFPWPSGDAPMGLPAGATWPRLVAEAQDAAAEVLALLDFVGVACVEFFVTDGDELLVNEIAPRPHNSGHLTIEACSMSQFELQWRAVCGLPLGSVRPLAPAAMVNLLGDVWNAGEPRWERALEQGGVSLHLYGKAEPRPGRKMGHLTAVAGTLEEAERAALAARASLART, from the coding sequence GTGACGCGGCCCGTACTCCCGGGAGGCACCATCGGTGTGCTGGGCGGAGGGCAGCTCGGCCGCATGCTGGCGCTGTCGGCGCGCCGCGCCGGTTACCGCTTGCACGTGCTCACCGACTCTGCGGAGTCACCGGCGGCCCAGGTGGCCGACCGTCACGTGGTGGCGAGTTACGACGATGTCGACGCCGTCGCCGAGTTCGCGAGCGGGGTCGACGTGATCACGATCGAGTTCGAGAACGTCTCGAGTGTGGCCCTCGAGGCCGCCGGTCGCATCACACCGGCGCGCCCATCGGCCGGGGCGCTGCACGTCAGCCAGAACCGGCTGCGCGAGAAGGAGTTCCTGCGCGCCAACGGCTTCGCGCACGCGCGCTTCGTGGCCGTTTCCGACGCGGCCGTTCTCCAGGAGCTCGCCCCGAGCTGGTTCCCCTTCGTGGCCAAGTCGGCCGGCTTCGGCTACGACGGCAAGGGCCAGGCCGTGGTGGCGGGTCCGGACGGGCTGCCCGCGGCGGAGGCGCTCCTGACCGGCGGGCCCATCGTGTTGGAGGAGCGCGTCGAGCTGCAGGCCGAGCTGTCTGTCGTGGCCGCGCGCTCAGCCTCCGGGCGGGTAGTCTCGTACCCGCCCTTCATCAACCACCACCGCGAGGGTGTGCTCGACACCACGCTGTTCCCGTGGCCCAGCGGCGACGCCCCCATGGGCCTGCCGGCCGGCGCCACCTGGCCCAGGCTGGTCGCTGAGGCGCAGGACGCGGCGGCCGAGGTACTCGCGCTGCTGGACTTCGTTGGCGTGGCCTGCGTGGAGTTCTTCGTAACCGACGGGGACGAGCTGCTGGTCAACGAGATCGCCCCCCGGCCACACAACTCCGGGCACCTCACCATCGAGGCCTGCTCCATGAGCCAGTTCGAACTGCAGTGGCGGGCGGTCTGCGGACTGCCGCTCGGCAGCGTGCGGCCCCTCGCGCCCGCCGCGATGGTCAACCTCTTGGGAGACGTCTGGAACGCTGGGGAGCCCCGCTGGGAGAGGGCCCTGGAGCAGGGCGGCGTGAGCCTCCACCTCTACGGCAAGGCGGAGCCGAGGCCGGGCCGGAAGATGGGGCACCTCACGGCCGTCGCGGGCACGCTGGAAGAGGCCGAGCGCGCGGCGCTGGCCGCTCGCGCCTCCTTGGCGCGCACGTGA
- a CDS encoding acyl-CoA dehydrogenase family protein, with translation MVDPEPAAPAWFDLTADQRAILGPLKAFLKSEVAPGAITRDTTGEFPHAIVKELGAMGIFGLQVPEEYGGAGLDTTTAALVIEEIAAVDGSLALTVASHNSLCVGHLLVAANPAQRRAYLPALATAEKLGAWALTEPEAGSDAASLSMRAVAVEGGYELSGSKQFITQGTVAGTYVVMARTSEAAPDAPRSDGISAFVLDGSTPGLVRGKPEHKLGLHSSDTTPLSFEGARVESAALLGEEGAAFADVSTVLSGGRIGIGAMGIGLGRAALERAAAYAQERRQFDRPLWRHQAVAFKLAEAATELEAARLLVRKAAVLRDQRRDYTMAAAMAKLKGSVAGVNACDAAIQVLGGYGYLRDFEVERFWRDARLTRIGEGTDEIQHLIISREYLRQLG, from the coding sequence ATGGTAGATCCTGAACCGGCCGCGCCCGCGTGGTTCGACCTGACCGCGGACCAGCGCGCCATCCTGGGGCCCCTCAAGGCCTTCCTCAAGAGCGAGGTGGCGCCCGGGGCCATCACGCGAGACACGACCGGCGAGTTCCCCCACGCCATCGTCAAGGAACTCGGCGCCATGGGCATCTTCGGCCTGCAAGTACCCGAGGAGTACGGCGGGGCGGGGCTCGACACGACCACGGCGGCGCTGGTGATCGAGGAGATCGCCGCCGTCGACGGCTCCCTGGCGCTCACCGTGGCGTCTCACAACTCGCTGTGTGTGGGGCACCTGCTGGTGGCGGCGAACCCCGCGCAAAGGCGCGCCTACCTCCCGGCGTTGGCTACGGCCGAGAAGCTGGGCGCCTGGGCCCTGACCGAGCCGGAGGCGGGTTCGGACGCGGCGTCGCTGTCCATGCGCGCGGTGGCGGTGGAGGGCGGTTACGAGCTCAGCGGCAGCAAGCAGTTCATCACCCAGGGGACCGTTGCCGGAACGTACGTCGTCATGGCCCGCACCTCCGAAGCGGCGCCGGACGCCCCGCGCTCCGACGGCATAAGTGCCTTCGTGCTCGACGGCTCCACGCCCGGCCTCGTGCGCGGCAAGCCCGAGCACAAGTTGGGCCTCCACTCGTCCGACACGACGCCCCTCTCCTTCGAGGGCGCGCGGGTGGAGTCGGCGGCCCTCCTCGGCGAGGAAGGCGCCGCGTTCGCCGACGTCTCCACGGTCCTTTCAGGCGGCCGCATCGGGATCGGCGCCATGGGCATCGGTCTGGGCCGGGCGGCGCTGGAGCGGGCAGCGGCCTACGCGCAGGAACGGCGCCAGTTCGACCGGCCCCTGTGGCGGCATCAGGCCGTGGCGTTCAAGCTCGCCGAGGCCGCCACGGAACTGGAAGCCGCGCGCCTGCTCGTGCGCAAGGCGGCGGTGCTGCGCGACCAGCGGCGCGACTACACGATGGCCGCCGCCATGGCCAAGCTGAAGGGCAGCGTGGCCGGGGTGAACGCCTGCGACGCCGCCATCCAGGTGCTCGGGGGTTACGGCTACTTGCGGGACTTCGAGGTGGAACGCTTCTGGCGCGATGCGCGCCTCACCCGGATCGGCGAGGGTACGGACGAGATCCAGCACCTGATCATCTCGCGCGAGTACCTGCGGCAACTCGGCTGA